The segment CGGCGTCATAGGCGGCAAGGTCGCCAAGCGCGCCGCCCAGCCAGACCGTGCTGCCGTCGGTCGAGACGTTCACCGAATAATAGCTGTGCGGCAGCGGCACCCGCCGGATCGAGGCGTTCCTTTCCAGATCGAAACTTTCCAGCACGTTATAGGCGCCGAAGGCACGGGTCTTGGCCGGGTTCACCGCGGTCGAGAAATAGAACACGTCCATGATGCGCACCTCGCGCATCGCCATCTCGCCGGTCGCCAGATCCATGGTCAGCAGCCCGGTGCGATAGGCGGTCGGATCGGCCGGGTCGATATCCTTGCGCGCGGTATAGAAAGGCGTCGCCATCACCCCCGAGCTTTCGTGCTGGTTCCAGACCGCCAGCACGTCGGGCTGGGCATAGGTTTCGGATTCCCAGCTCTGGATCGGCTTGTCCTCGAGCAGCGTGCCGGTCTCGGGGTCCATCACATGCAGGTTGCGGCCCAGCCCGTAAAGCTTCGAGCCGTCGCGGGCCCAGGCCAGCATGGTGACCTGGCGCGGCGCCTCGAAATCCTTGCGCCGCGTCAGCGTCTCGGCGTCGTAAAGCGCGATGCGGGTGGGCTGGACCTCGAAATACGTCAGCGCCAGCTTTACCGGACTTTCATAGATGGCCAGCGTCTTGCCATCGGGGGACAGCGCGGCGCCGAACAGGCTTTTCACCCGCTCCTCGGGGGTGGACAGGTCGATGCGGCCCAGCGTCTCGCCGGTCAGCAGGTCGATCTTGACCAGGCTTTCGGACTTGTTGACCGTGGCATAGGCGATCTTGCCGCCCGGCGCGACCATCGGCACCATGGGCGTGGGGCCGGCGTCGTCGATCTCGATCACCTTCTCGACCGCCATTTTCTCGGTATCGACGACGACCAGCTTGTTCGGCCGCGCCGGGGCCAGGATGTAATCGCGCGCCAGCGCAGGGCCGGCCAGCAGCGCGGCGGCGGAGGCCAGGAGCAAAAGCGATGTGCGCATCAGGACGAGCCTTTCGTTTCCGGAAACACCGATTGCAGCTTGCGCCAGTCCTGCATGACGTCGTCGGCGCCGGCGCTCCAGTTCGGATAGGTGTTCAGCGTGTCGGCGACCTGCGCCGGCCACCAGCAGGGATCGGCGCAGCCGTACAGGTCCGCCTCCATCGGCTGGCACAGGTTCGAGACGGCGCCGAAGGCGTCCACCTCCCAGCCGGGGTCGAAGGAGGTGGTGCAGCCGACCAGCGAATTCATCGCCACGACCTCCTCCTCGCGGCCCTCGGCCTCGGCTTCGACAAAGGCCTTGGCCTTGGCGTTGGCGGGCGTCAGATGTTTCATTGGAGAACCTCCCTTGCTGGGCCGGACCGGGTGATCCGGGGCTCTAACTGGCTGCGGAAGAAGGACGGGTTGGCCTGCATGATGCGGACATAGGATTCGATGCCGAAATCGACCCAGTCCCGCATCAGGTCGCAGTAATGCCAGACCGGCGCGAAGGGATCGCCTTGCCGGGCATAGCTTTCGTGATAGCAGCCGCCGGCGCAGATACTGCGGATGCGGCAGGTCTTGCAGCCGAAGGCGCTGCGGTCCTGTGCGGTCTCGATGAAGCCGGCGAGCTTGGGGATGTCGATGCCGGTTTCGACATTGCCATAGGTCGGCTGGTTCGAGCCGACGAAGCGGTGGCAGAGGTGCAGCTCGCCCTCCTTGTCCACCGCCAGCATCCCCAGGCCCGCGCCGCAGGGCACCGCCTTCTTGGTGCCCTGGGCGATGTCGGTCAGAAGCTGGTGCATGTTGGAAAAGCCGATGTTCTCGCCCCGGCAGGCGGCCTCGACATAGCGCCGGCCCAAGGTCTTCATGTCCTCGAAGGCGGATTTCAGCGCCGCATCGTCCAGGTTGAAGACCGCGATCGGCCCCGAGGTCGCCGGACCGAAGCCGACCTCGTGAAAGCCCAGCTCGTTCTTCAGGTGGTCGTGGATGCCGATGACGTCGGTCACGCCCCGCGTCAGCGTCACCCGCACGCCCACCGGACGCGAGCGATAGCGCGCGAGCAGCATCCGCACATTGCGCGCCACCAGGTCATAGGTGCCCTTGCCGCCCACCGTCTTGCGGTTCGCGTCATGCAGCGCCTTGGGCCCGTCCATGCTGACGGTCAGCGCGAAGCGATGCGCGTCGAACCAGTCGACCAGTTCCGGCGTCAAGAGCGTCGCATTGGTGGTCAGCGAGAAATCGACCGTCTTGCCGAGTTCCGCCGCGCGCGGCAGGGCATAGGCCACCACCTCGCGGATCAGGGCCATGTTCGACAAGGGCTCGCCGCCGAAGAACACCACGTTCACCCGGTCCCGGGCATGGGCCTGTTTCAGCAGCAGCTCGAAACTGGCGCGCGCCGTCTCGAAGCCCATTTTCTGGCCCTTGGCGGGGGTGGTCAGGTCTTCCTTGTAGCAATAGGTGCAGGCCAGGTTGCAGCCGGTGTTCACGTTCAGGATGATCGTGGACAGCGGGATTTCCTCGACCTTGGCGATGGGGCGCGGCATCTCGGGCGTCTCGGCGTCGCGCAGGATGTCGAGCGCCAGGAAACTTTGCAGGCAGTCGGCCAGGGTGTCGGGGGCGTGATGCGCGCCCAGCTCGGCGCGCATCACATCGGGATCGACGGCGGACGAGCGGCGGAACAGGTCGTAGACGTCGCGCGCCACGCCGTCGAGCTCGAACAGGCTGGTCGTCGGCACATGCATCAGCATGGCATGGCCGTCGACATCGACGCGGTGGGCATTGTGGCGGATCAGGGTCAGGGCTCCCATGGCGTCACCGGATCGGCGCATCGACGAAGCGCTGCACCGTGGCGTAAAGATGCGCCTCGGCACTCAGCGGCCCGCCTTCGGCATCGACGGTGGCGACGACCTTCAGATTGCCGGCATTGTTGGTCTGCATCGGGCGGTCCGGATTCGGCCCTGCATCGGAGGGCGTGAACAGCCCCGTGTCGTCGATGGAGCCCGCATATTTC is part of the Paracoccus sp. TOH genome and harbors:
- the peaD gene encoding quinohemoprotein amine dehydrogenase subunit beta, producing MRTSLLLLASAAALLAGPALARDYILAPARPNKLVVVDTEKMAVEKVIEIDDAGPTPMVPMVAPGGKIAYATVNKSESLVKIDLLTGETLGRIDLSTPEERVKSLFGAALSPDGKTLAIYESPVKLALTYFEVQPTRIALYDAETLTRRKDFEAPRQVTMLAWARDGSKLYGLGRNLHVMDPETGTLLEDKPIQSWESETYAQPDVLAVWNQHESSGVMATPFYTARKDIDPADPTAYRTGLLTMDLATGEMAMREVRIMDVFYFSTAVNPAKTRAFGAYNVLESFDLERNASIRRVPLPHSYYSVNVSTDGSTVWLGGALGDLAAYDAETLEKKGQVDLPGNASMSLASVRLFTRDE
- the qhpC gene encoding quinohemoprotein amine dehydrogenase subunit gamma → MKHLTPANAKAKAFVEAEAEGREEEVVAMNSLVGCTTSFDPGWEVDAFGAVSNLCQPMEADLYGCADPCWWPAQVADTLNTYPNWSAGADDVMQDWRKLQSVFPETKGSS
- the peaB gene encoding quinohemoprotein amine dehydrogenase maturation protein, whose translation is MGALTLIRHNAHRVDVDGHAMLMHVPTTSLFELDGVARDVYDLFRRSSAVDPDVMRAELGAHHAPDTLADCLQSFLALDILRDAETPEMPRPIAKVEEIPLSTIILNVNTGCNLACTYCYKEDLTTPAKGQKMGFETARASFELLLKQAHARDRVNVVFFGGEPLSNMALIREVVAYALPRAAELGKTVDFSLTTNATLLTPELVDWFDAHRFALTVSMDGPKALHDANRKTVGGKGTYDLVARNVRMLLARYRSRPVGVRVTLTRGVTDVIGIHDHLKNELGFHEVGFGPATSGPIAVFNLDDAALKSAFEDMKTLGRRYVEAACRGENIGFSNMHQLLTDIAQGTKKAVPCGAGLGMLAVDKEGELHLCHRFVGSNQPTYGNVETGIDIPKLAGFIETAQDRSAFGCKTCRIRSICAGGCYHESYARQGDPFAPVWHYCDLMRDWVDFGIESYVRIMQANPSFFRSQLEPRITRSGPAREVLQ